The DNA sequence GAACACCCTCAGTGCAACAAAGAAAACCCttgtcattatttccatttttattttatgtgttatgACCTTGTCTGGTTGTCATTGTAAATGACAAGTTGTTCTCAACAGACCATTCTGGTTGATAAagatctaataataataatagttattattattagtagtagtagtagtagtagtagtagtagtattattactattattattactattattactattatttacgTATTGCAATCATGTGgagctcttcagaaagttttACATTGAGAATAGTCACACATTGGGAACTACACCTTCTGACATGTGACCCCTGCTGGAACATTCCTCTGACTCCATTTTGTACCAGCCTTATCACAGAACATCAGGGGGCGGGGATGCGCTCATGCAGTGTAACCTTGATGTGTGTccccttgacctttgacctcttctTATTGTAAATACACAATATCAACTTTAATATAATGAAAAGGATGATGAGAGTGGATGTCGATTCACTATTTTAACCAAAAGAGGGCACTGCCATCTGCGtgctgcacatttttatttgatttgattagagGAGGGAGAAGTGTGTCTTCCACCAAACCAATAGTTCAACATCTGGGTGTCCCTGATTGGCTCATTTAATCACTGATCAGACATATGTATACACCTGTATagcttctgtgtgtatgtgtgtgtatgtgtgtgtgtgtgtgtgtgtgtgtttgtgtgcgtatgtgtgcgtctgtgtgtagtttttacttttgtgtgtttgtgtttgtgtccatgttgtgttgtatgtttatgtgttggtgtgtgtgtgtgtgtgcgcgcgcatgtatGCGCGCAgagttaaaaaattaaaatttaagcCAACTAAAAGTCAAACATACAAGGAATCAGCTCATAAGTCATAAAGCCTTGTTTTAAACAAGCAAGATGTAGCTGCAAATTTCATATGACTCAAATGAACTGAACTATTGAACTCCAAAGACAAGGCAAAATATCAAAAGGGAATGATCTAAAGCAGAAGCTTGAATCAGTGGCTGAACAGTCAGGAAGTGGAATAAGAAATCTAAATTGGGCCCTTGTCTTCTTTGCTGAATTTTACTGTTGATCACCGCTACTGATAGTGGGCCAATTTCCAAAACCACCATAATGGCCCTCGAATCCTGCCCCATCCCAAGCGGGCTCTTACATTGGACCTGGTGTCATTTGAGGGCAAATGTATGCCCTGCGCTGTAATCCAGTGCTGTTTTGAAATTGTTCTTCATACAGCTCTTAGTGCTCTGCATTCTGGCTGGAGCACGGCGTGTCGCAAGCTGTCACGCTGGCGAAATGGTCATTTTTCTCGCAGATTTGGACGGGCCTGAGCCACTTGATAATTTTGTGACTCGTTGTGGGCCAAAGTGGGCGGGAAGGTGCGGCTGCgggggggtgtgtcagtcaataAGGCATAGCACAGTACCATTCTTATGCAGCTAGTCTGAATTTTTGGGTCAGTCATGTCTGCCATATGCACCTTTCACTGCCCGTCTGCTAAGCCCACAGCTACTGTGGAAAGTGCAGGCAATCATACAGTGGATTGCTAATTTAAGACATTTCCAATGCAATGTTTGCATGATCATAGCCTATTCAAAAGACGGGATTTTGTGGATCATGTGCTACAGTACTGATACACATTATGGAAAGACTGCCTCTATAGTTTGGGCAGCCTCTATAGAGTTTGATGAttattgcaatatatattttttgcgaCAATCTCCCTTTTTTTTGGTATAATAAAGGTAATATGTAATCAAAGTCATAtcaacatgaaacaaaaatgtagaaataatacGCATTTCAGTTAAGAAAGTGATAATCATTATAAATTTGTATATGTATTAGATCATACCAacataattgagcagtctaACATATATTACTGGTATtgctttgtccagtatttttctagGCCTACATATAATGATAATTTTCACGCAAAGAAGACTGTATGGCTTGTATACTTTACTTCAAATTGCTGATGGTCACAGAGTGTCATTACCATGGTACTCATGTTAAGATACTTTGAATAGCGGAGACCCGGCAAAATTGTaataattttcactttttcagaAGTGCGATCAGAAGCTGTGAAATTTCACTATAGAGTGTGTACACTTCTCTCTTGCAGTGCGTCAAATTAAAGGAGTAATAAATGCTCAGTCATGTTTTTCGTGTTCTAAAGCCAAGTATCTTGTCTCTATTTCCTGCATCACATCAGTCCCATtgtaaagaaaagcaaaaatataactAAGCCATGCCACTgtattttttgcatgaaaataGCCATGCACTGccacaggaagaagaaaagtttcattttgaaacagcCCACATCCGTAACATAGACGTGGTACACATCTAATTTAAAAATCCTACGCAAGCAAGTCAGCACCCCAACTCCTCCCATTTTGTCTGCTTGCTAGCGAGAGATTTTCTTGTTTCGTTTCAGGGTTAACGTATACTTCGCCATGCGGTCATGTATGATCGTATTGGGAAATTGCCGACCTGATGTTAGTCTTACAGTCAATCTTATGTCGTAGTTGACTTGGCTGCAGTCCGTATGGGAGCTACACTCGCCCCCAACTCACCCCatcccctcacccctcctctcttcAACTCCCTCCTCTCCACCGCTGCTCCATTGTAGCATTTATTCAAACTGCATAGATAGGTGGGGACTGACTAAAATGGAGCGTTTCACTCTCCTTTAAGTTCCAGGTGATCAAgaatgggtgtgtgtacagtttCAACAAGCGTTAACGTAATCCGATGTTCAAAGTTTTAATTCTGACGGAAGAAAAtttgaacaaatacaaacaaatttCTCTTATTTGGGAGATTTGTTCAGACTCAATttttgaaggagaaaaaaaaaagggacaacCTAACTCAATGTCTCCCAGCCCTGTTTCCAGGTGTGTCATGCGTTTTACACGGTGTGGTCCTCGCTTGTGGTCCTCGAGTCGAGCCATTGACTGCACCCGTATGCCATACAACACTGATACTGGAAAATAGAGGCCTTATTATTCAATAATGTTTTTAACACCAACTACCCCATTTATGATTCTGCTTGTATGAGTGCGGCTGTACGGTACATATATAATTCTGATCCACTTGTGTTCACTGGATTCCACAACCGTAAGTGTGCCTCAGcttatgaatatttttaaataatggaaaTGGCCTCATTGTTACCTGTGTTCGAGACATACTGGTCAGGCTCAAAACCGTATGGTACCATGAGCCCGACCAAGGTGACATTCTGAATTGAAGTCAAGTCTCCCCAATTCCCTGTCATGTGCGTTGCTTTGAAACCAGTGGCCAGTTACTGCTGACAAATCAAATCATGATCTTGTGTGGGTACAGCCCCAATTGTAGGCAGTGACTGAAGCCAATTCAGTCACAGATCATTAACTTTGTGCTGGCTGAAAGTTGTTCAAACGTCCTTTAGGGATAGCCTGCTGGCGGTCAAGAATACCTTTTTACCCCAGAACAACGATAAAACACTCAGCACATTATTATGCTTCAGTCACTTTGTCAgatcatttattgtcttgaatcAGGTTAAAAGAAAGTTAtaagaggatgatgatgatgataatgatgatgatgatgatgatgttagCACTGTGGAAGATGATCCTGGCCAGGAGAGTTATCATGATTTTTACAAATTTCTGTAATAGTGGGAGGAGTGGGGCTACATTACTCCCTGACACAGGTTCCTATTTTCTCTAAAAGCTCCTTGGAGCTCTTTCGAACTGGACACAGCACTGGCAAGCTCAAGAAGCTTAAATTAGCTCCAAGCAACTAGTATCAGCATTCCAAATTTTACTTTACTTTGAGGTAAGGTTCGACAAAATGAAACTGGAATACTGATCAGACATTTAACGCTGGGACCTTTCCATGTACAGTGTGATGCGTACAAGAAAGTCTATACAtttcatgaaaaagaaaaaataaccagTGTGATACTGAAAGTTCCACACAGGAACGGACATTCCTGTGTGGCGCAAATGTATCTATGCCACTTGACCACAATGCTGGGTGGAACAGACATACACCTCAGACTGAATAGTAACAATGTGGTCTTCATAATCAAATACTAGCCTGCCTCTGCAAGGGTATTTGAGTTCTTGGTCATCTAGCCTCTTAAACAAAGGTCAATGGCAATAGCAGTGATAACgcattattactgttattttaatttgtgttttccaACTACCATTATCTTATGTGTGCGATGTGTATTAATTCTGTTCAGATGTTGGAGGAGcagtgtattgtttttttttgttttttttcacagggtATATTTTCACTAAGACTGCTCTTGATTCCTCAGACTGGCCAGAATATGACTCCTTTACAAAGAGCGAGCAGTTACACATGTAAGAAATGTGGCTtgtatttacagtttaaaaCTAAAGTAAAATTCCAAAAAGTCTTTCTGTGATAACTGACTTTGTACAAAAAGGTAAGAGCATCAAGAACATAATCATAACCATTTCAAATGATTGCAGGTTATCTGAATTGTGTTACATCGTTTCAGTAACATCAGGCGTCTCAGGCGTCATAAAACCAGGCTTTTGACAAAATGATCAGAACAGCACATGAGGATTTATACACTTGGTTTATTTGCATACGGAGCCTGTCTggtaaataacaataataataacaataacaacaataataataataatggtgatggtgatgacgacgataataataacaatcataataataaggGAGAAGAAAAGGAATAGGTAGAAGGAGATATTATTATGAATGCGACTCACTGGCTGATTAAATGATATGAAAGCCcatattagcattattattcatGCCTTTTTGCAGCAGGTCAGGAGAAATATTGGCAAGATGCAGCAGAGAACTCCAGTCCGTATGATCGAGAGTAACACAAGCCTGGATAATTCACCTCctgaaatataaacatttgtttaggaTATTGTAAATGAAATTGAGATGTTGCTACAATCAACATTAtgttaaaatctaaatattttccttattaattaaataacaaatgtgaATCAATATTAACTGTGCTATTAaatcatacatacatttaaatgagcttACCCTCAAAGTCCAGCTTGGTCCCATTCCCAAACAAgatctccccacaggtggccacagcacagtagtaagtcccagcatcagaggggctgaggttcctcttggggaagttgtagacacagctctgtgaGGGAGATacagccccagagctcctcttgcactcatcactcctgtttccatgggtgtaaatgattcctggaggggactctcctgagccctgtctgaaccagtacacactgtgttctcctgcacaggtctcagtgtgtactgtgcactgcagagtcacagagtctcctggctgcactgactcagactcgggctgctgcagtactactgtcCTGCCTTGTGACTCTGGACCTAAAGAATTCAGTTTAATAACTAAAATTATATATCAGGATATTTGCCTGGATGGATTCAATCAATTTTTCCAATTCTGTAATTTGAAAGGCAAATGCAGCATTTGATTTTGTACTAACACTATAACAATTAACTTAGTAATATCAATTAGCTGTATTCTAATTCATATATGCCCATTCATATAACAAGGAAATGTCTATTTGTGACTTTGtataaattacttttaaaaaataatactgcaACATACAGTATcaccaataataaaaaatgttaatataccTATATTTCTTAATGCTTAACCAAATCATGAATACACAAAGCAGAGTTTGAGtgaccatacaaaaaaaaaagatctgctttcttaggattttaaaaaatttaaattcacctttaaaaaaatcctgagcaaaaaaaaaagtataaaacatGGACTTAAGGTTCATATTTACCCGTCACCATTAAAGTGGCTCCATCTCCAAAGCTGATCTCATTGAAGTGCGTAATACTGCAGTAGTATGTTGCTGAATCCAGCGGCTCTACTCGTGACACAGTCAGGTTAAAGCTCCCCTTCGCTGCTTTAGCACTGAAGCGTTCACTGTCTTTAAACTCATTGAAAAATATAGCATCTGATTCAGGGTTCATTGTTATTGCTACAATCTGGGGCTTCTCTCCAAGACTCTGCTTAAACCAGCTGGCACAGGACACAAAATCTTTAGCATGGAAACAtgggagagtcacagtgtctcCAAGCTGAGCTCTCACCAGCGCGTAAGGCTGATCAACATTCTTCCCAAGCAGACCATCTGGAAAAGATATAGAGcaagggtgtccaatcttatccaaaaagggcaaGGACTGCACCAACTGActtaactaattaactaatcatgttCTTTAATCAAGACCTTAATGAGTAGAATCAAGTGTCTCGGTGCTGAGCTAAAACGAAGACTTGCAGGCCCACTGGTCATTTTCGGATAAGTTTGGACATCCTGGTACAGCGCattcaaattatttcagttaccATTACAGATCACATTTTGCAATACAGACAGCAGGATGGAAATGAGCTTTTAGCTATATCTGTTATAGTTCATCAGATTTCAATTGCTgaaattaatgttaaaattgtacattttccctgatgaataaaccaaaaaaaaatgacacaagaaAGACAATGACATGCGTGAGCAGGAATGAAAGTCATTTCTCACTGCCATCTTACAAATTCTCCCTCTCTTAATACGTCTCTATTGAATATCAGCCTGGAATACTAAgatcaaaaatatatatctgtatTCAATGTGAACGTCatgtattttctcatttaaaaaatgttctgattATCTAAACATTCTGTCGTTTAGATCTTGCACTTACACGCTtcggagaggaggagaagggttACGCAGAGAGCCTTCATCTTCAAAGCACCTTGTATTTTTTGCTGAACCTGCACTCGAAGGTAACAACGGAACGATAAATGCGAAGTGAATTGCCTAAATACACAAATATCTAAGCGTGATTGGTGGCAAAGGTAGGTCAGAGCCTGTGACCATCTGATATGATTGGCCGACTTAACTGGGAGGGGTTTGAAATGAACAAAGCTCTCAAACcaggaagagaaaaataaaaggacTAAGGAAACTGTTGCTACATAAATACGTTTATATATTTAAACTGCCTTTGCTTGGCAGGGATAAAATACAATCAGAATCGAAGAAGATAACAGCACCTGCTTTTCTGGAATTGGCAAAGTGTTACATATGTGAATGGGTATATCTACAGTTTTTGTCTATATTTCACATTCGCTTGATTACATACTGACACAGCGTAGTCCCTCTATAAATTTGGCAGGCAGGATGCCTGACATCAGGCCCGGCCAATGGAAACACACCAAGACTAATAAAATATGGATGAGCCAGTCACAATAGAGATGACGGGGGGAGCTTCACCAATGAGGAAATATATTGGCAACAACCAGTAGAACTGAGTAATTGAATCGAATTAAATATTATCTACCttagtttttttggtttttggttttttgttaaACCACAGGAATCCTAATACTTTTAGCCTCAAGTGCAAGCAAAATAGGCACTACAGTTGCAAGAAGTATGGTAAAGAATAAAATGCTAGGCTTAGATGTAcggggccaagtaaacattcatgtattgtggcaagaaggttattccctgcaagaaattgcaaagaagcttaagatttccaggtgcagtgttcagtacacactcagaagagTCAATGCAGCCTAATAATCATACACATTAGTGATTTGTAGGCTACATTGCAGTTTtttgatgctctctctctctctcaatctagCTGAGGGTTCCCCCCATGTTACCCaaaccacctccaccaccataCTATCTGCAGTCCTTTCTGTTCAAATTGTATTTTGGCTATTTGACAAATTACATTATAGCGTAAATCATGGTCACAAAATACAggcattttttgtgaaattcagAAGAATGGGTCCCTTAGTGTCTGGTGCTGGGGATGGAGCAATTTTCTGAGGAAGGGTTGTGACCGTGTACTTTTTGTTGTTAAACGGTACCAAAGTACAGGGTCACAAAAATGGGTGCATTGCCAGCACCAGACACTAGGGGGCGTGTGACAGCATTAACATCACCCAAAAAACATCCATTGCTGAGTGACCTTGACTCAGACCTGCATGTTCATTTCCGGTGTAAATGTGGCTGTACAGTATATAGGttgttatataaatatatatagttACTTGTTTTCTTGGAATACAATTCAAGCTCAAAACCTTATGGTACCATAAGCCTGGCCACATTCTGAAGTGAGGTCAGTCCTCCCAATTTCTAGGGATGTGCTTTGCTTAGAAACCACAGGCCTATCACTTCTGCTGACAAATCAAAACGTGATCTTGTGTGGGTAGGGCGTCAGCTGTAAGCAGCGATTCAAGCCAACTCAGTCACAGACCCTTAGCATAATGCTCGATGAAACTTGTTCAGACTGCCTTCAGAGACTGCGTTCCTGTAGTCTGAGACTATCCATTTACCACAGaacaatcataaataaataaaaactcgtCACATTTGTACACTcaaatcattttgtttattgtttggaATAAGGTGgaaaaaattttattcaaaaagatgatgatgatgatgatgatgatgatgatgatgatgattacaatgatgatgatgatgatggcaatTATGTTAGCACTGTGAAAGATGATCCTGACCAGGAGAGTTATCATGATATTTGTGAATCTTTGTAAtagtgggaggggtggggtttcAATAACTGACTTCGTACAAAAAGTTTAGAGTATCATGAACATAATCATAACCATTTCAAATGACTGCAGTTCATTTGAATTGTACCACTTTTTTAATATTAGGCGTCTCAGGCGTCATAAACCCAGGCTTTTGCAAAAATGATCAGAACAGCACATAAGGATTAATACACTTGGTTTATTTGCATATGGAGTCTGTCTtggaaataacaataataataacaataacaacaataataataataatggtgatgatgatgatgacgacgatgataataacaatcataataataaggGAGAAGAAAAGGAATAGGTAGAAGGAgatattattatgaatatgacTCACTGGCTGATTAAATGATATGAAAGCCcatattagcattattattcatGCCTTTTTGCAATGGGTCAGGATAAATATCGGCAAGATGCAACACAGGACTCCAGTCCTTATGATTGACAGCCAGACAAACCTGGATAACTGTGCAGCATATTCACCTcctgaaatacaaacatttgccaagcatttaaaaaatgaagtggaTATGTAATGGCATCAAAAATACATTAGAATCTAAGCATTTTGCAATACCTGGATGCACTGCAAATATGGACCAATATTAAGTGTGGTATTGAAACGTACTTGAGATTAAATGAGCTTACCCTCAACATTCAGTTTGGTcccgttcccaaacaggatctccccacaggtggccacagcacagtaataagtcccagcatcagaggggctgaggttcctcttggggaagttgtagacacagctctgtgtgggagacacagccccagaggTCCTCTGGCACTCATCACTCCTGTTTCCATGGGTGTAAATGATTCCTAGAGGGGACTCTCCTGTGCTCTGTCGgaaccagtacacactgtgttctcctgcacaggtctcagtgtgtactgtacactgcagagtcacagagtctccaggctgcactgactcagactcggGCTGCTGCAGCACTACTGTCCTGTTTGGTGACTCTGACCCTGTAAAAGGTTCATACTCGTTAAAATACACAGAATTGTCTTTTGGAAAACACTGTATGACTTAACTTGGTATTATTTAGGTTTGAGCATTTGCTTAAGAAGAGTCTACCAAATATACTCGGTTACACTCACAAGGCAAATAGGATGCGTAGCATAGTTTTAAGACAAGATATGCATGTGTAATTTGTAATTACTGTAGCTTCCTGTATTATGTACCAGCAACTAAGCAACTGCGATGAACTTGTAacagaataatatatttttcctaCTGTTTGTAAGGAAAAAGTAAAATCTTTCCTCCcattgtttgtacattttgttaggtgtaagTCTTGTTGGGTAACTGTGTGTTTcgtgtcaggtcccccttgcaaaagagatttcaatctcaattgGGTTTTCCcggttaaataatggttaaataaaataaataaaataaaaaatgtgtatctGCAAATCTATCGCAGGACACTGACACCCATGGGCAAtttagtctccaattagcctacctgcacgtgtttggactgtggaaaCGGGAGTACCCGGACCACACGGACAC is a window from the Anguilla anguilla isolate fAngAng1 chromosome 3, fAngAng1.pri, whole genome shotgun sequence genome containing:
- the LOC118222486 gene encoding immunoglobulin superfamily member 3-like, coding for MKALCVTLLLLSEAYGLLGKNVDQPYALVRAQLGDTVTLPCFHAKDFVSCASWFKQSLGEKPQIVAITMNPESDAIFFNEFKDSERFSAKAAKGSFNLTVSRVEPLDSATYYCSITHFNEISFGDGATLMVTGYIILVIKLNSLGPESQGRTVVLQQPESESVQPGDSVTLQCTVHTETCAGEHSVYWFRQGSGESPPGIIYTHGNRSDECKRSSGAVSPSQSCVYNFPKRNLSPSDAGTYYCAVATCGEILFGNGTKLDFEGGELSRLVLLSIIRTGVLCCILPIFLLTCCKKA
- the LOC118223804 gene encoding junctional adhesion molecule A-like isoform X2 — translated: MNTERIPAVCSDGQLWKSVDQPDVLVTAQPGDTVILPCFYSAQEVPNINWFKQPLRQKPQLVAIIINSESDAIFVNEFKDNTRFSAEAAKGVFNLIVSGVEPSDSATYYCAISRYSEMSFGDGTTLMVTGSESPNRTVVLQQPESESVQPGDSVTLQCTVHTETCAGEHSVYWFRQSTGESPLGIIYTHGNRSDECQRTSGAVSPTQSCVYNFPKRNLSPSDAGTYYCAVATCGEILFGNGTKLNVEGGEYAAQLSRFVWLSIIRTGVLCCILPIFILTHCKKA
- the LOC118223804 gene encoding junctional adhesion molecule A-like isoform X1 — encoded protein: MRAVCLILFYLTEIYGQLWKSVDQPDVLVTAQPGDTVILPCFYSAQEVPNINWFKQPLRQKPQLVAIIINSESDAIFVNEFKDNTRFSAEAAKGVFNLIVSGVEPSDSATYYCAISRYSEMSFGDGTTLMVTGSESPNRTVVLQQPESESVQPGDSVTLQCTVHTETCAGEHSVYWFRQSTGESPLGIIYTHGNRSDECQRTSGAVSPTQSCVYNFPKRNLSPSDAGTYYCAVATCGEILFGNGTKLNVEGGEYAAQLSRFVWLSIIRTGVLCCILPIFILTHCKKA